In the Glycine max cultivar Williams 82 chromosome 6, Glycine_max_v4.0, whole genome shotgun sequence genome, TAATTTGAATTACTAAAAAGATAATTCAAAGTAAACTTCTTTAacacaaaagataaataactatagataaaagaagtttaagggaagagagaatgcaaactcagtttttatactggttcggccacgccTTGTGTCTACGTCCAGTctccaagcaacccgcttgagatttccactatcttgtaaaatgccttttacaaagtttgaatcacgcagggacaacccttcccttgtgttcaaaattccttacaacttaagagacccttaatcctttaatcaatctctttgaataagaagaagaattctctctttaagagaaaaatattacaattgaagatcactcaagattccttattgaatttgcaagtgttttggccaaggaattctttttGAGAGTTATGTGATAATTTGgtattgagaggataagacaatttgttcagaaaaactctgaGGAAATTTcgtgtcccaagtcacctatttataggcctttgatggccattagAAAACAtcttgaaaagttgtgactcttgggagttatttttaaaaatgccttactggtaatcgattacaggctttaaagtttgaattcaaatttctaatagctgttataaaacgtttaaaacttctggtaattgattacaagctttgtgtaattgattacaggttttaaaatttaaattcaaatttagtaAGATCATTTCAGAAACCAATTTGGCCACTGGCAATTGATTAcatcctttggtaatcgattaccagagagaaaatacTATCTTTTTAAAACCATAAAATGCATTTGGAAAAATTCCTTTGGCCAAAGCTTACCATCATCAATTAAAGAATGCTTTCTAAGATTCTAGGGACTAACTTCATCATTTATCTTGAATTTCTGAGTTCTTGACTtggattaaacttgagaagcgcttatcaggggacatcatcaaaacttcatattaAATATGCTTCTACAGTACCCTGATAGTGAGTTTTTggcaaatgaaattatttcaggAATTgggattatttttcttttaaaatattcaagcAAGATTGTAGATAGAAGCACAATACCAGTTTGTTTGGATGGATGAATCTGGGGAGGAGAGAGATAGAGATGAGAGAGTTACAATAGAAATGTACAATTAGTGATTTGGATGGAGGTGGATtgtaggagagaaaaaaaaatttgggtGTGGCATCCACCCAAAAAATTTCTCCTCACTTTAGGGTAGATTTTAGGGGGGGAAGGAGGAGGCATATGTGTTTTCCACAGGTACCCTTCATTGGTTTTTGGAACATATGTTAAGGGTAAAAAGGATTTCATATATGACATTTCCATTTCTTTCTACTCTTCTATTCATTCAAACAAGCTGAGATAgctttttccatttctttccttcttatttCTATTCACTCACACAATACATCTTTTCTactatatttctttcttttttctcttttcttcctttccttcttctttcctcatccaaacacaGTGTACAGGCTCTTATGAATTCTGCTCATAAAcagtagaaatatatttaaaaaggtTACATACTGTGATAGTGAATCTTTAGGGAATGAAGTTATATCAGACATTGCAGATTGGCATTGTCAGTTTCAATTCAGCTGTTGATGATTCCATCATTTTTGAATTTTCAAGGGGTTCAACAGGTTATAGGACTGGAGTAAGGTATAATTTGAGGggttgaaatataaaattttaaattgatacaGCGGCAGCTTTCATGGCAGACATTGATGATGTTCACATCCAACCTTCAAGTGGGGACCTTCTTTTATGGAGAGCTGATTCTGGTGGTTCTTATTCCACAAAGTCAGCTTACAATCTCCTAAAGGCTGAGGACAGACATGTTACTGAAGACAgcgcttccaagattatttggAGTTTGAAAATTCCACCAAGAGCAAGTGCcttctcttggagaatcttcaAGAACAGATTACCTTCCAAGGATAATCTTAGGAGGAGACATGTGGAGTTGCCTTCTTATAATTGTCCTCTTTGCGATGTGGAAGATGAAACTGTTGGTCATGTCATGTACTCATGTATAAAAACTAGGAATCTTTGGTGGGAGACTTTGAGCTGGGTCAATAGAGTGGGTCCTTTCCCCATTGAGCCTAGAGATCATTTTCTGCAATTCTCAAATTGGAGTGGGAAAACCTCAGTAGACAAGAGATGGCAAGTTTTATGGGTAGCTCTATGTATGACTATTTGTAAGCATAGAAATTCTCTGGTGTTCAAAAACCAGACTTTCAGCCCCGAAAAAGTCATGGACGAAGCTTTATTCCATACTTGGTCTTGGTTAAATTGTATAGAGAAAGATTTTCATACTCATTTTAATCATTGGTCTACTAGATTGAAGGAAGAAATGTCTTAGGGTTGTTTGATTGCTGGGTATCCAGCTACTGTGATTTTATCTATAGTAGTTGGGTTCGGCAGGATCTGCCTTTGTATCTATTTGCTATTTTCAGTACATCTAGTACTGAATCATTATTAATACTATTAaatttttgctgtgcaaaaaaaacaaaattttaaacttagcattttaaattttatctgaATTAAAATTTCTCGGGGTGAACTGGTAAAATGTTAGTATTCTGAAGTTCTCAAATTTCTCTTCACAAACTTTTGTGTCTGTTCCTGATTTCAAATGCTTATATTACATCTGTTGCAGCGTGTTCTATATGTGGACATTGATATCCACCATGGAGATGGTGTGGAGGAAGCTTTCTACACTACTGACAGAGTCATGACTGTTTCTTTCCATAAATTCGGTGACTATTTTCCTGGAACTGGGGATGTACGTGATATTGGATatggaaaaggaaaatattacTCTCTTAATGTTCCACTTGATGATGGCATTGATGATGAGAGTTATCATTTTTTGTTCAAACCAATAATCGGAAAAATAATGGAAGTGTTCCGGCCTGGTGCAGTAGTTCTCCAGTGCGGTGCTGATTCTTTATCTGGAGACCGATTGGGATGTTTCAATCTTTCAATTAGGGGTCATGCAGAGTGTGTCAAATACATGAGATCATTCAATGTGCCCCTCTTGCTACTAGGTGGTGGTGGCTACACCATTCGGAATGTTGCTCGTTGTTGGTGCTATGAGGTAGAATGttgtttcaattaataaaatttctgccatttatttattgtaatatcaCTAAATATAAGGTAGCCTGATTCATAGGACTACCATATCTTATTCAGGGTGCTACAACCCACAAGTGGGGTTAATGTCATGAAATTCCAATATTTTCTCCATCTTTCATATGTTGATTATTTAAAATGCAGAATTCTAAACATGAAGTAACTTGTTCAGTGGCAGTAGTTATGTTGGAGTGGTCAAAGTAGTTGAGTTATTGTTTCATTTTGCTTGTCTTgaactataaaatataaattagatatCCTAAAGCTTCTTAGTATTCAATGGGGCTTACCATGTAGCTGTTGTTTCTCACTTCTCAGCTTTCATGTTTAGTTATGTATTACTTGAGTAATTGTTTTGTAAAGAATTTAATCCAAATACAGAAAATTATACATGTTATAACTTATATGTTAAGGCAGACAGGAGTTGCTCTTGGAATAGAAGTTGATGACAAAATGCCACAGCACGAGTATTATGAATATTTTGGTCCAGATTATACCCTTCATGTTGCCCCAAGTAACATGGAAAACAAGAATTCCTGGCATTTACTTGAAGAAATTCGATCTAAACTACTTGAAAATCTTTCCAAGCTGCAGCATGCTCCTAGTGTCCAATTTCAGGAAAGGCCTCCTGATTCTGATCTTGGAGAGGTAAACCTCTACTGccatatattttactttatagGAGTATATTTATTCGATAGacttttttcctttcttagCTTCTATGTATAAGATTAACTACAGTTAATTGTACTGCTATAGTTAACTGACTAGAGTCAATTGACAGTTATCTCTGTGTAACTGCCTATATAAAATGAGGTGTAACCCTTTCTCATTGGGTTGAATAATATTTCTCTTGGCCTCAATTCTGTTAGtgatattttctctctttgagATTTCTATATGGTATGATAGAGTtttgtttcaatcaatcatgGCTTCCGCTCCTCCTCGTTCCCCTCCTCCACCAAGGAACAGTGGCTCTCTGGGTTCTTCGGCGGTTATCACTACAAAGGAGTTTTCGCACTCCATCTCACAAAAGCTTAACAATTCCAACTACCTCCTTTGGGGTCAACAGGTTGAACTTGTTCTCAAAGGACATTGCCTTTTTCATATTCTCATTAAACTGTAGATTCTGCCTTGATATCTCATCATTGTCGATCGTGATGCTGGTGTTACTTTGCCCTCTGTTCTTGCTTTAGAGCAACAGGATCAGCTCCTTCTATCGTGGCTTCAATCTACTATTTCCGGCAAGGTGCTTCTGCGGCTTGTTGGTTGCTAAACTACGTGGCATCTTTGGGACAAGCTCCACATGCACTTTTACTCCATTGTTCGTGCGAAAAAGCAGCAACTCCGCAATGATTTACATGACATTTTTCTGACCAATAGTTCAATTTCTGACTATTTGTTTCGCATTCAAACCATTATTGATTCTCTCGTCGATGAACAGCATGTGTTTGAATCCGATCGTGTTGACATCGTTCTTGACGTCGCTGGGTATTCATTTGAAAAATAcccatggattttttttatactcaCGGGTATCGATGGatacttcaaattttaaaaaaaattaaaaatagtgatTTTCAACATCAAGTAAAGCTAGTGAATTAAAAATCAAGAgcaaaaaagaaacattaataCAACAAAATTAAGCATGAAATAAGTATGTCTTAAGCATGAATAAACATAAATCCaaagtacaaataaaattacaatttctcAAAGCATAAGTTCCAAGAAAAACATTAGtccaaataaattgaaaatattatatatatatatatatatatatatatagagagagagagagagagagagagagagagattgagGGTGAAACAATATCAAAATTAGATTTAGGtaatatggtttttttttctttgataatatatatatatatatgtatgtatgtataaggATACTTTATAATTTCACAGGTAGTAGGTATCCATGGGTACGAGTACTATGATATTCGTACACTATCCATTATCGAGCGGGTAAAAAAATACGCGTACCCCCGTGGGTAAGGAATACCCATTTAAAGTATCCACCATTTAACCATGGCGGATTTTATCCATGAGTATGGATTTTTCCGCCATCCCTAGCTCCGACGACCTATCCTTTTGACAACTCACCATCTGAAATGCCTTTTCATCGATCTATAAGGTGTTGTTAATGGCGTCAGAGACGGGCCAATCAAACCACAAACCCCATAAGTCTGCCCCAATCAGACCTTGTTTGGTGGGTCCCATTCTGCAAACAATGTGTGCAAGTTTCCTGCTGTTTGTTGTGTTTGCCTTCTCTATGTCTTGACGATGGCTCCCACATGCCACTACCTTGTGCTTGTCACTCATTTTTCAATGAAGAACATTTTGGTTGTCAATCCTGCTGTCGGCCATTGCCTTTTGCTTGCTGCTCACCATCTGAAATGAAAGAGACGAAGAACTTTCCAGTCGCCTATCCTGCCGCCCTTTTTCGACATGTTTTTCAATGACTTTTATGTGCTTCGTTGGTTGTGTATTTCTGCATTGTTTTCCTTGCCCATGGCTATTTATAATGATTTCCTCTCTTtcaagtttaaataattttgggtTTCCACTAATATTGGTTTGAAGCTTCCAAATGTGGTTCTTAAGAAGGTCAAAACTTACTTTGCTTGCCATAAATTTTCTTAGGCCGACGGTTATTCCAACTCTCTAGCAATGTTATCTTTCTAGCAATACTCACCGACTTCGCCAACATCCCGAAATTGTCTTTCAAACCATTGTTTTTTGGTGGAACtccatttttatgtttatttagttGGGAATAAATTTTCTTGTGACAAGCTGAGAGCTTATACTTTAAGGGGggtaaaataatatacatttatTATAGGAAAGCAGGATTTGATTTTGAGGAAACAAAGTATCCTCTCATTATTAGTATCTATTGTTATTACATCCATTTAATAGTGCATCCGTGGGGTTCTCAGACATAATTTCCAGACAAATATCCCTCTGTTTTCCCCTATTTTAACAATCGAAATTAAGGCAGCTTTCCAACACTTACCCTCACACTCAAGGCTACCCGCCTGGAGAGTGGCAAACGCAAGTGGCCCATCAATGGATCTAAGATAGGCTCTGATATCATATTACAATTTGGGTTTAGGCTTAAGTCAACCCTACAAAACTAGCTTTTAAGGTGAGGATTGTCCCCgacttatatattctatcttAACACTATCCCAAGACAAAATGTGGAACTTCAACACACCCCTTTTACCCACAGCCACCCACTACAACTAAGGTGGGTTAGGGGTGACCGCACCTAAGGTGACTTTCCAACACTGTACAACCAATAATTCGAGTAGATTGTATACTCTAACACCCATTTTGACTAGAGTATATAAAGCTTAGGCACCCCTCTCCTTACAAAGTTGGTTTTGTAGGGATTAGTTAGACCCAAAATCTAACATAAATCAACAAACGAAAACAAATCTTAACTTATCTGAATCCTTATCCGTACTAGATTTTGACTTTTGTCTTCTTATTGAAGCTCATTTCGAAATGCTCACATACACATGCGTACAATTTTTCAGGCCGATGAAGATCATGATGATGGAGATGGGCCATGGGATCCAGATTCTGACATGGACATTGATGTCGAACGGTATTCTGCTTTATACTCAATTTCTTTCTTATGAGATTAAATATCACATGATCATGTCCTCAATTTGTGGCCTCGTTTATCAGTGAGCTTGTCTCGAGCaaagtaaagaaagaaatttCTGAACATCAGCCCAATGATCTGGTATGtgtctcttggtttttgaatcatttaattaaattatagtaaTTTCATTCATGTTGAGACTCTAATAGTGGTAAAACATGTTATACATGTCAGAAATTGTATATAAATCTATTGAATTAGCCATGTTTTCAGAGACAATCTAAAATTATACTTAGtacattatttcaattatataaatgttGCAATCACAATATTTGCATAAATGTTAATGCACTGTTCAACAAAAAAAGTAACCATTACTCCCGAATGAATGTTTTCTAATTTCACTGTTAATAGATAATATCAAAACCCTATGAGTTTTTTACATAGCACTAtcccatttaattttgttttattttcaagttGTTCCATTTGACCTTGATCCCTTGAAGTTTATCCCAAGAGTAACTTTAAAAGTTAATGGGTGAGTTATATGTGTGTAATAAGGAGTTAAGTTATTCCAAGAGTAACTATTTTTAAGAGTAACTCCTTATTctcacattttattttcttttaatctaacGATCAAAGAGGAAATATAAGGTTGGTTGATTAGTTAAGAAAGAAGGAGAGGAGGAAAAAGTCGTAGGTTCGATCCCTCCTgctataaaaaaactaacaaactaaccattaacatttgccaataaaaaaaattcgaacGATCTAAGATAAGTTATTCATTCAAAtcagattaaaagaaaatgaaaaatgaggatGGAGAATAACTTTTTTCAAGTTACTCTTGAagtaatttgatatatatacatacatatatatatatatatatagagagagagagagagaggacatATCATATgagaaaaagttattttatgaGAATGAGAAGATTAAATTTGGACCGTATAACCAAACATGGACGGTCAAAATTTAATGTCATGTGACTACTTAAAAAGTCATGTGAGTTTTTGACATTAAATCTCAACCCTCTATTTATGGTTTAACAGTCTAGATTTAATCAACTCACTTTCATATAAGATGTTTCCTCTCATAAGATgtttcctttatatatatatatatatatatatatatatatatatatatatatatatatgtatataagaCTCTAAGAGTTActctttatcattatcattcattttcttgaaaTCTAATGAGTAATTAATCTTCAACCCTAGATCCCTTGAAGTTTATCCCAAGAGGAACTTTAAAAGTTAATGATTCAAGGTGAGTTACATGTGTGTAATAAGAAGGATTCAAGTTACTCCAAGGGTAACTATTTTTAAGAGTAACTCCTCGTCCtcaccttttattttcttttaatctaacGATCAAAGAGGAGATATAAAGTTGGTTGATTGGTTAAGAAAGAAGGGGAGGAGGGAAAAGTCATGGGTTCGATCCCTCCTGCtataaaaaactaacaaactaaccattaacatttgccgataaaaaaattataaaaatcaaagataaGTTATTCGTTAAAAtcagattaaaagaaaatgaaaattgaggATGGAGAATAACTTTTTTCAAGTTACTCTTGgaataatttgatatatatatatatatatatatatatatagagagagagagagagagagagagggagaaggaagacaTATCACATGAGAGGAAGTTATTTTATATGAGAGTGAGAGGATTAAATCTGGACCATATAACCAAATATGGACGGTCAAGATTTAATGTCATGTGATTACTAAAAAAGTCATGtgagttttttaaaatgtaatgtgATTTTTTGACGTTAAATCTCaaccctctatttatagttatacGGTTCAGATTTAATCATCTCACTTTCATATAAGATTtcctttcatatatatatatataagagagaGACTCTAATAGTTACTCCTTATCCTTATCATCtattttcttgaaatctaaTGCGTAACTAATCTTAACTAGTAGATTGTAAGAAAATGAATAGTGGAACCAAGGATGGTGAGTAATTCTAAATGAgttactcttgatgtaattcattttaaatgaaTGGTATACTCTTTTGGAGTGTACCTTCCAAATAGGTGTCCCTAAGACTAAAAGGTAAGGATTGGTACTTGGAAATATGTAAAgaattgaatattattttatgataatgaGTACAAGTATATATATAGGGAGTCCTGATATTTACTCGCTATAATCTTGCTGTCAAAATTTTAGTTAAGGGAACtaagttaaaagaaaattgtagaaattaaaataagaaaataatatcataatctCCAAAACTCTCTCTCAAGCTAATAAATAGATATCTATCATTCCCGGCGTGCAGGGAAGATCTTAGAAATGCTCTGTGGCCACTTTACAGCTAGAAGGGACATGTTggaataacaaataataattaaaaactatattCTGCAGGATCATATACTTAATAATCTATATGACTGATCTCCATAGAAGttaaaatattgattgtttTAGTTTGTCTGTCAAGCATCCTAATACAGTTCAAATACACTGATAAAATTATGTGTAGTCATGTAGTGTCACTAGTGTGTTGTCTGCCtgtcaaagattttttttttgttttggcaattagttcaacaacaacaacaacaacaacgccttatcccactaggtggggtcggctacatggatcaacttccgccataatgttctatcaagtaccatacttctatccaaaccattaatttcgagatccttttttataacctctcttatagtctttttgggtcttcctctgcctcgaattgtttgtcttctctccatctggtctactctcctcactacagagtctaccggtcttctctctacatgccc is a window encoding:
- the HDA9 gene encoding histone deacetylase 19; translated protein: MDTGGNSLPSAPDGVKRKVCYFYDPEVGNYYYGQGHPMKPHRIRMTHALLAHYGLLQHMQVHKPFPARDRDLCRFHADDYVAFLRSITPETQQDHLRQLKRFNVGEDCPVFDGLYSFCQTYAGGSVGGAVKLNHDQCDIAVNWAGGLHHAKKCEASGFCYVNDIVLAILELLKQHERVLYVDIDIHHGDGVEEAFYTTDRVMTVSFHKFGDYFPGTGDVRDIGYGKGKYYSLNVPLDDGIDDESYHFLFKPIIGKIMEVFRPGAVVLQCGADSLSGDRLGCFNLSIRGHAECVKYMRSFNVPLLLLGGGGYTIRNVARCWCYETGVALGIEVDDKMPQHEYYEYFGPDYTLHVAPSNMENKNSWHLLEEIRSKLLENLSKLQHAPSVQFQERPPDSDLGEADEDHDDGDGPWDPDSDMDIDVERELVSSKVKKEISEHQPNDLEDQTSGEHLRGSDTAVAETCMKALDISCQKADEDNVKVEQNTVNDLAKETDLKC